From a single Drosophila sulfurigaster albostrigata strain 15112-1811.04 chromosome 3, ASM2355843v2, whole genome shotgun sequence genomic region:
- the LOC133846165 gene encoding probable insulin-like peptide 5 encodes MNKCKQTQLMVVSLSLLLVLLLTVTVNNVNAAATVQVCGSALSDTLFLYCRGQFSGLPVHKRGSLDLFDYVEQQPGNELDLDDTMTHLSHGPAASSVLATRRLHRGVVDECCRKPCTYAEMSNYCLN; translated from the exons atgaacaaatgcaaacaaacacagcTGATGGTggtgtcgctgtcgctgttgcttgtgctgctgttgacgGTGACGGTGAACAACGTAAACGCTGCAGCAACCGTTCAAGTCTGTGGCTCGGCTCTGTCGGATACACTTTTCCTTTACTGCAGGGGTCAATTCTCTGGTCTACCAGTCCACAAACGAGGCTCAC TGGATCTCTTTGACTACGTCGAGCAGCAGCCCGGCAACGAGCTCGACCTGGACGACACCATGACGCACCTCAGCCATGGGCCAGCAGCCTCCTCGGTGCTGGCAACCAGACGATTGCATCGCGGCGTTGTCGATGAGTGTTGCCGCAAGCCGTGCACCTATGCCGAGATGAGCAACTATTGCCTGAACTAA